One part of the Eucalyptus grandis isolate ANBG69807.140 chromosome 10, ASM1654582v1, whole genome shotgun sequence genome encodes these proteins:
- the LOC104422219 gene encoding transmembrane protein 41B: protein MVEDRRAVVVIGAMREANKRYGYDKESVLRVFGEWSDRLGVWAIPAYVGIHTLSLALCLPSAVFLEAGASLLFGFSAAVLCVFAAKILGASLSFWIGRLVFRSSNSAMEWAQSNKYFHLLSRGVERDGWKFVLLARFSPIPSYIINYALAATNVGFVLDFLLPTVIGCVPMILQNTSIGSLAGAAMATASGANKSRVWSFLFPMLGILSSILISLRIKSYSAAMMVDESSVNKGSDNQGGTTDSAHGSSSRKESKDIKRRR, encoded by the exons ATGGTGGAAGATCGCCGTGCGGTGGTGGTGATCGGCGCGATGAGGGAAGCGAACAAGCGATACGGGTATGACAAGGAGAGCGTGCTCCGGGTGTTCGGAGAATGGTCCGACCGGCTGGGCGTGTGGGCGATCCCGGCGTACGTCGGGATCCACACCCTCTCGCTCGCCCTCTGTCTCCCTTCCGCCGTCTTCTTAGAGGCCGGAGCTTCCCTCCTCTTCGGCTTCTCCGCTGCCGTCCTCTGCGTTTTCGCCGCCAAGATTCTCGGCGCCTCGCTGTCGTTCTGGATCGGCAG GCTAGTTTTCAGGAGTTCAAATTCAGCAATGGAATGGGCTCAAAGCAACAAATACTTTCATCTGCTTTCTAGGGGAGTTGAACGAGATGGTTGGAAATTTGTTCTTCTTGCTCGGTTCTCACCCATACCATCATACATAATTAACTATGCCCTGGCAGCTACCAATGTTGGGTTTGTATTGGATTTCCTCCTTCCCACGGTCATTGGTTGTGTGCCAATGATCCTACAGAATACCTCCATCGGCAGCCTTGCTGGTGCTGCCATGGCCACAGCTTCTGGAGCTAACAAATCTAGGGTCTGGTCGTTCTTGTTTCCCATGCTTGGGATTTTATCAAGCATTCTTATATCCTTGAGGATCAAAAGTTATTCCGCTGCGATGATGGTGGATGAATCTTCTGTTAACAAGGGTAGTGATAATCAGGGTGGTACTACTGATTCAGCCCACGGTTCATCCAGCAGAAAAGAGAGTAAGGACATCAAGAGAAGGCGGTGA